A genomic region of Pelodiscus sinensis isolate JC-2024 chromosome 1, ASM4963464v1, whole genome shotgun sequence contains the following coding sequences:
- the RBM17 gene encoding splicing factor 45 isoform X3, with translation MSLYDDLGVETSDSKTEGWSKNFKLLQSQLQVKKAALTQAKSQRTKQTTVLAPVIDLKRGSSSDDRQIVDTPPHVAAGLKDPVPSGFSAGDVLIPLADEYDPMFPNDYEKVVKRQREERQRQRELERQKEIEEREKRRKDRHEASGFSRRPDPDSDEDEDYERERRKRSMGGAAIAPPTSLVEKDKEPVASFPFEEEPRPRAQSAKAAIPPPLYDEPERPRSPTGPSNSFLANMGGTVAHKIMQKYGFREGQGLGKHEQGLSTALSVEKTSKRGGKIIVGDVADKVDASKKTDSNPLTEILKCPTKVVLLRNMVGAGEVDEDLEGETKEECEKYGKVGKCVIFEIPGAPDDEAVRIFLEFERVESAIKAVVDLNGRYFGGRVVKACFYNLDKFRVLDLAELV, from the exons ATGTCACTTTATGATGACCTGGGAGTGGAGACCAGTGATTCGAAAACAGAAGGCTGGTCCAAAAATTTTAAATTACTGCAGTCTCAGTTGCAAGTGAAGAAGGCAGCTCTGACTCAAGCCAAG TCTCAGaggacaaaacaaacaacagtcCTTGCTCCAGTGATTGATCTGAAACGAGGTAGCTCTTCTGATGACAGACAGATAGTGGATACACCACCCCATGTAGCTGCTGGGTTAAAG GATCCCGTACCTAGTGGTTTTTCTGCAGGAGATGTGCTGATTCCTTTGGCTGACGAATATGATCCTATGTTTCCCAATGATTATGAGAAAGTAGTAAAGCGCCAGAGAGAGGAACGACAAAGACAGCGTGAGctggagagacagaaagagattGAAGAAAGAGAAAA GAGACGCAAAGACAGGCATGAAGCCAGTGGGTTTTCAAGAAGACCAGATCCAGATTCTGATGAAGATGAAGATTACgaaagagagaggaggaaaagaa GCATGGGAGGGGCTGCCATCGCACCACCTACATCTCTTGTTGAGAAGGACAAAGAAC CTGTAGCATCTTTTCCATTTGAAGAGGAGCCAAGACCTCGAGCACAGTCTGCCAAAGCAGCTATTCCTCCCCCGTTGTATGATGAGCCAGAAAGACCCCGGTCCCCAACAGGGCCGAGTAATTCTTTCCTTGCTAACATGGG AGGCACCGTAGCTCATAAAATCATGCAGAAGTATGGTTTCAGAGAAGGCCAAGGTCTGGGGAAGCACGAACAAGGGCTAAGCACAGCACTGTCAGTAGAGAAAACAAGCAAGAGAGGTGGCAAAATCATTGTTGGTGATGTAGCAGATAAAG TAGATGCATCCAAGAAAACAGATTCAAATCCATTAACGGAGATACTAAAGTGCCCAACAAAAGTGGTTTTATTGAGG AACATGGTAGGTGCTGGAGAAGTTGATGAAGATCTAGAAGGTGAAACCAAGGAAGAATGTGAAAAATATGGCAAGGTTGGGAAATGTGTCATCTTTGAG ATTCCTGGTGCCCCTGATGATGAAGCTGTGAGAATTTTTTTAGAGTTTGAGAGAGTCGAATCAGCAATTAAAG CTGTGGTGGATCTGAATGGAAGGTACTTTGGTGGACGAGTGGTGAAGGCTTGTTTCTACAACCTGGATAAGTTCAGAGTACTGGATCTGGCAGAGCTAGTCTGA
- the RBM17 gene encoding splicing factor 45 isoform X2, with protein sequence MTCGAAFTQFAYKVRAAEEFGGAGRHTAVPCLFSGGSLAGFKQKRKMSLYDDLGVETSDSKTEGWSKNFKLLQSQLQVKKAALTQAKSQRTKQTTVLAPVIDLKRGSSSDDRQIVDTPPHVAAGLKDPVPSGFSAGDVLIPLADEYDPMFPNDYEKVVKRQREERQRQRELERQKEIEEREKRRKDRHEASGFSRRPDPDSDEDEDYERERRKRSMGGAAIAPPTSLVEKDKEPVASFPFEEEPRPRAQSAKAAIPPPLYDEPERPRSPTGPSNSFLANMGGTVAHKIMQKYGFREGQGLGKHEQGLSTALSVEKTSKRGGKIIVGDVADKDASKKTDSNPLTEILKCPTKVVLLRNMVGAGEVDEDLEGETKEECEKYGKVGKCVIFEIPGAPDDEAVRIFLEFERVESAIKAVVDLNGRYFGGRVVKACFYNLDKFRVLDLAELV encoded by the exons atgacCTGTGGTGCGGCGTTTACGCAGTTTGCGTACAAGGTTCGCGCAGCGGAGGAGTTCGGCGGCGCCGGGCGCCACACGGCCGTTCCCTGCCTCTTCAGCGGCGGCTCGCTGGCGGG ttttaaacAGAAGAGGAAAATGTCACTTTATGATGACCTGGGAGTGGAGACCAGTGATTCGAAAACAGAAGGCTGGTCCAAAAATTTTAAATTACTGCAGTCTCAGTTGCAAGTGAAGAAGGCAGCTCTGACTCAAGCCAAG TCTCAGaggacaaaacaaacaacagtcCTTGCTCCAGTGATTGATCTGAAACGAGGTAGCTCTTCTGATGACAGACAGATAGTGGATACACCACCCCATGTAGCTGCTGGGTTAAAG GATCCCGTACCTAGTGGTTTTTCTGCAGGAGATGTGCTGATTCCTTTGGCTGACGAATATGATCCTATGTTTCCCAATGATTATGAGAAAGTAGTAAAGCGCCAGAGAGAGGAACGACAAAGACAGCGTGAGctggagagacagaaagagattGAAGAAAGAGAAAA GAGACGCAAAGACAGGCATGAAGCCAGTGGGTTTTCAAGAAGACCAGATCCAGATTCTGATGAAGATGAAGATTACgaaagagagaggaggaaaagaa GCATGGGAGGGGCTGCCATCGCACCACCTACATCTCTTGTTGAGAAGGACAAAGAAC CTGTAGCATCTTTTCCATTTGAAGAGGAGCCAAGACCTCGAGCACAGTCTGCCAAAGCAGCTATTCCTCCCCCGTTGTATGATGAGCCAGAAAGACCCCGGTCCCCAACAGGGCCGAGTAATTCTTTCCTTGCTAACATGGG AGGCACCGTAGCTCATAAAATCATGCAGAAGTATGGTTTCAGAGAAGGCCAAGGTCTGGGGAAGCACGAACAAGGGCTAAGCACAGCACTGTCAGTAGAGAAAACAAGCAAGAGAGGTGGCAAAATCATTGTTGGTGATGTAGCAGATAAAG ATGCATCCAAGAAAACAGATTCAAATCCATTAACGGAGATACTAAAGTGCCCAACAAAAGTGGTTTTATTGAGG AACATGGTAGGTGCTGGAGAAGTTGATGAAGATCTAGAAGGTGAAACCAAGGAAGAATGTGAAAAATATGGCAAGGTTGGGAAATGTGTCATCTTTGAG ATTCCTGGTGCCCCTGATGATGAAGCTGTGAGAATTTTTTTAGAGTTTGAGAGAGTCGAATCAGCAATTAAAG CTGTGGTGGATCTGAATGGAAGGTACTTTGGTGGACGAGTGGTGAAGGCTTGTTTCTACAACCTGGATAAGTTCAGAGTACTGGATCTGGCAGAGCTAGTCTGA
- the RBM17 gene encoding splicing factor 45 isoform X1, with protein MTCGAAFTQFAYKVRAAEEFGGAGRHTAVPCLFSGGSLAGFKQKRKMSLYDDLGVETSDSKTEGWSKNFKLLQSQLQVKKAALTQAKSQRTKQTTVLAPVIDLKRGSSSDDRQIVDTPPHVAAGLKDPVPSGFSAGDVLIPLADEYDPMFPNDYEKVVKRQREERQRQRELERQKEIEEREKRRKDRHEASGFSRRPDPDSDEDEDYERERRKRSMGGAAIAPPTSLVEKDKEPVASFPFEEEPRPRAQSAKAAIPPPLYDEPERPRSPTGPSNSFLANMGGTVAHKIMQKYGFREGQGLGKHEQGLSTALSVEKTSKRGGKIIVGDVADKVDASKKTDSNPLTEILKCPTKVVLLRNMVGAGEVDEDLEGETKEECEKYGKVGKCVIFEIPGAPDDEAVRIFLEFERVESAIKAVVDLNGRYFGGRVVKACFYNLDKFRVLDLAELV; from the exons atgacCTGTGGTGCGGCGTTTACGCAGTTTGCGTACAAGGTTCGCGCAGCGGAGGAGTTCGGCGGCGCCGGGCGCCACACGGCCGTTCCCTGCCTCTTCAGCGGCGGCTCGCTGGCGGG ttttaaacAGAAGAGGAAAATGTCACTTTATGATGACCTGGGAGTGGAGACCAGTGATTCGAAAACAGAAGGCTGGTCCAAAAATTTTAAATTACTGCAGTCTCAGTTGCAAGTGAAGAAGGCAGCTCTGACTCAAGCCAAG TCTCAGaggacaaaacaaacaacagtcCTTGCTCCAGTGATTGATCTGAAACGAGGTAGCTCTTCTGATGACAGACAGATAGTGGATACACCACCCCATGTAGCTGCTGGGTTAAAG GATCCCGTACCTAGTGGTTTTTCTGCAGGAGATGTGCTGATTCCTTTGGCTGACGAATATGATCCTATGTTTCCCAATGATTATGAGAAAGTAGTAAAGCGCCAGAGAGAGGAACGACAAAGACAGCGTGAGctggagagacagaaagagattGAAGAAAGAGAAAA GAGACGCAAAGACAGGCATGAAGCCAGTGGGTTTTCAAGAAGACCAGATCCAGATTCTGATGAAGATGAAGATTACgaaagagagaggaggaaaagaa GCATGGGAGGGGCTGCCATCGCACCACCTACATCTCTTGTTGAGAAGGACAAAGAAC CTGTAGCATCTTTTCCATTTGAAGAGGAGCCAAGACCTCGAGCACAGTCTGCCAAAGCAGCTATTCCTCCCCCGTTGTATGATGAGCCAGAAAGACCCCGGTCCCCAACAGGGCCGAGTAATTCTTTCCTTGCTAACATGGG AGGCACCGTAGCTCATAAAATCATGCAGAAGTATGGTTTCAGAGAAGGCCAAGGTCTGGGGAAGCACGAACAAGGGCTAAGCACAGCACTGTCAGTAGAGAAAACAAGCAAGAGAGGTGGCAAAATCATTGTTGGTGATGTAGCAGATAAAG TAGATGCATCCAAGAAAACAGATTCAAATCCATTAACGGAGATACTAAAGTGCCCAACAAAAGTGGTTTTATTGAGG AACATGGTAGGTGCTGGAGAAGTTGATGAAGATCTAGAAGGTGAAACCAAGGAAGAATGTGAAAAATATGGCAAGGTTGGGAAATGTGTCATCTTTGAG ATTCCTGGTGCCCCTGATGATGAAGCTGTGAGAATTTTTTTAGAGTTTGAGAGAGTCGAATCAGCAATTAAAG CTGTGGTGGATCTGAATGGAAGGTACTTTGGTGGACGAGTGGTGAAGGCTTGTTTCTACAACCTGGATAAGTTCAGAGTACTGGATCTGGCAGAGCTAGTCTGA